A window of Campylobacter cuniculorum DSM 23162 = LMG 24588 contains these coding sequences:
- a CDS encoding trans-sulfuration enzyme family protein encodes MKNYKMDTLLIHGGATTDPRTKAVNFPIYQTSTYAQQALGQNSGYEYSRTKNPTRDAIETLIAELENGQFGFAFASGMAASSCAFSLFKSGDKILISSNVYGGTFRVLDKVFSNFEITYEIIDMRDVKLLESKIDSCVKAIFFETPANPLMQVVSIKELVKIAKKHKILSIIDNTFMTPYLQKPLDLGVDIVVHSATKYLGGHSDLVAGLIVTKDKNLAERIGFLQNSIGAVLAPFDSFLLVRGIKTLGLRMQKHCENALKIANFLEKHKAIDRVYYPFLKSDEGYEIQKAQAKAGGGMISFELNKKYDYKRLCQNTRIIVLAESLGGVESLLCHPASMTHASIPKEIREKIGIKENLIRLSVGIEDADDLIADLTQAIDLAKKS; translated from the coding sequence ATGAAAAATTATAAAATGGACACATTACTCATTCACGGCGGAGCGACAACAGATCCTAGAACCAAGGCTGTTAATTTCCCTATTTATCAAACTTCAACTTATGCACAACAGGCTTTGGGTCAAAATTCAGGTTATGAGTATTCGCGCACAAAAAATCCCACAAGAGATGCTATAGAAACGCTCATAGCAGAATTAGAAAATGGTCAATTTGGCTTTGCTTTTGCTTCAGGAATGGCAGCAAGCTCTTGTGCGTTTAGTTTGTTTAAAAGTGGAGATAAAATTTTAATCTCAAGTAATGTATATGGCGGAACTTTCAGGGTTTTAGATAAGGTCTTTTCAAATTTTGAAATCACTTATGAAATCATTGATATGAGAGATGTTAAACTTTTAGAAAGTAAAATCGATTCTTGTGTGAAAGCAATATTTTTTGAAACCCCTGCAAATCCGCTGATGCAAGTGGTTTCAATCAAAGAACTTGTAAAAATCGCAAAAAAACATAAAATTTTAAGCATCATTGACAACACTTTTATGACTCCTTATTTACAAAAACCTTTGGATTTAGGGGTTGATATTGTAGTGCATTCAGCAACTAAATATTTGGGTGGGCATAGTGATTTGGTTGCTGGACTCATTGTTACAAAGGATAAAAATTTAGCAGAGAGGATAGGATTTTTACAAAATTCCATAGGTGCAGTTTTAGCCCCTTTTGATAGTTTTTTGCTGGTGCGAGGGATTAAAACTCTTGGACTTAGAATGCAAAAACATTGCGAAAATGCTTTAAAAATTGCAAATTTTTTAGAAAAGCATAAGGCAATTGATAGGGTGTATTATCCTTTTTTAAAGAGTGATGAAGGTTATGAAATTCAAAAAGCTCAAGCCAAAGCAGGTGGTGGAATGATAAGCTTTGAACTCAATAAAAAATATGATTATAAAAGATTATGTCAAAACACTCGCATCATCGTTTTAGCAGAGTCTTTAGGAGGCGTAGAATCTTTACTTTGCCACCCTGCTTCTATGACTCATGCTTCAATTCCAAAGGAGATTAGAGAAAAAATCGGTATCAAAGAAAATCTCATAAGATTATCCGTAGGCATTGAGGATGCAGATGATTTGATAGCAGATTTAACTCAAGCTATTGATTTAGCTAAAAAGTCTTAA
- the ftsA gene encoding cell division protein FtsA — translation MILNILGIDLGSTQTCAIIAQKDEEGLKIIGFAKAKTNGVKKGAITNIELASKSIEEAVRSAEMMSGVHYDKVVVSISGAYTKSVDSVGVVNIPNHEIGIKEIHRAVSTAKHTANLPSGYEIIHVLPYNFKVNDLEHVDDPLGMSGNRLEVSTHIVISQESHIKNLKKAVELADLRVDNIVLSGYASAIACLDDSEKELGAVLIDMGGAICDMVVHMGNSIRYNDCLQIGSINITQDLSMALHTPLKEAEKIKLNYAALSQQPNSLIQIPSMGDERKVNEVSLDIISNVIYARAEETLMILAKILSENRYANTIGAGVVLTGGMTKLAGIDELAPSIFDNKSIRLATARKDLIMGFSEIFNDPENTCAIGLCLYGAGYFTPYELDSNEKLRYKGEIENFNHQIKSNSISQKEQQENEIKTDFFNQDLQENDTIALQQEQLDFKESKQKKTSMFSKVWNKIMNQF, via the coding sequence ATCATCTTGAATATACTAGGAATTGACTTAGGTTCAACGCAAACTTGTGCAATAATTGCACAAAAAGATGAAGAGGGTTTGAAGATTATCGGCTTTGCGAAAGCCAAAACTAATGGGGTGAAAAAGGGTGCCATTACCAATATAGAACTTGCTTCAAAATCCATTGAAGAAGCTGTTAGAAGTGCTGAAATGATGTCCGGGGTGCATTATGATAAGGTCGTTGTTTCAATTTCTGGTGCTTATACCAAAAGTGTCGATAGTGTAGGCGTTGTGAATATTCCTAATCATGAAATAGGCATTAAAGAAATTCATCGTGCTGTAAGTACTGCTAAGCATACAGCGAATTTACCAAGTGGTTATGAAATTATCCATGTTTTACCTTATAATTTTAAGGTCAATGATTTAGAACATGTTGATGATCCCTTAGGAATGAGTGGCAATCGTTTAGAGGTTTCAACTCATATTGTCATTTCTCAAGAATCTCATATTAAGAATCTTAAGAAAGCTGTTGAGCTTGCAGATTTAAGGGTGGATAATATTGTTTTATCGGGTTATGCTTCTGCCATAGCGTGTTTAGATGATAGTGAAAAGGAGCTTGGAGCCGTATTGATTGATATGGGAGGAGCTATTTGCGATATGGTTGTGCATATGGGAAATTCCATTCGCTATAATGATTGTTTGCAAATTGGTTCTATTAATATCACTCAAGATTTGTCTATGGCTTTACACACTCCTCTTAAGGAAGCAGAGAAAATCAAGCTTAATTATGCTGCACTAAGCCAACAGCCTAATTCTTTGATTCAAATTCCTTCTATGGGTGATGAAAGAAAAGTCAATGAAGTTTCTTTAGATATTATTTCAAATGTGATTTATGCAAGAGCTGAAGAAACTTTAATGATTTTAGCGAAAATTCTAAGTGAAAATCGTTATGCAAATACCATAGGTGCAGGAGTGGTTTTAACGGGTGGTATGACAAAATTAGCCGGAATTGATGAATTAGCACCTTCGATTTTTGATAACAAATCCATTCGTTTAGCAACAGCTAGAAAGGATTTGATTATGGGTTTTAGTGAAATTTTTAATGATCCTGAAAATACATGTGCAATTGGGCTTTGTCTTTATGGGGCGGGGTATTTTACCCCTTATGAGCTTGACTCTAATGAAAAGTTAAGATATAAAGGTGAGATTGAAAATTTCAATCATCAAATCAAATCAAATTCCATTTCACAAAAAGAACAACAAGAAAATGAAATAAAAACTGATTTTTTTAACCAAGATTTGCAAGAAAATGATACAATTGCATTGCAACAAGAGCAATTGGATTTTAAAGAGTCCAAACAGAAAAAAACAAGTATGTTTTCTAAGGTTTGGAACAAAATTATGAATCAATTCTAA
- the rsmH gene encoding 16S rRNA (cytosine(1402)-N(4))-methyltransferase RsmH, with the protein MQIPHTPVLLEEVKEIFKNCDEGDFLDCTLGYAGHSKNLLKTHSKLHLIGCDQDINALEFSKKSLENFKERIQLYHCNFSEILDKIHTNNLRGILADIGVSSLQLDKNERGFALNSDFLDMRMNQDSPLSAYEIVNFYPKEKLAFIFKEYGELKDSEFLAHKICEQRAKKEIKSAKELFEIIGKMRFDNRKILKATLLFQALRIEVNQELDALNRFLMRLENLRLKDCILAIICFHSLEDRMVKNFFKKWSKACICDDLALKCECGANHNLGRILSKKPIVPSEDEKRNNSRSSCAKMRVFHFQN; encoded by the coding sequence TTGCAAATTCCTCACACACCTGTATTATTAGAAGAAGTGAAAGAAATTTTTAAAAATTGCGACGAAGGTGATTTTTTAGATTGCACCTTAGGCTATGCAGGACATAGTAAAAATTTGCTTAAAACACACTCAAAACTTCACCTTATAGGTTGCGATCAAGACATAAACGCCCTTGAATTTTCTAAAAAATCTTTAGAAAATTTCAAAGAAAGAATACAATTGTATCATTGTAATTTCAGCGAAATTTTAGATAAAATTCACACAAATAATTTAAGAGGTATTTTAGCAGATATTGGGGTTTCGTCTTTGCAACTTGACAAAAATGAAAGAGGTTTTGCTTTAAATTCTGATTTTTTAGATATGAGAATGAATCAAGATTCTCCTCTAAGTGCCTATGAAATTGTGAATTTTTATCCTAAAGAAAAACTTGCTTTTATTTTTAAAGAATATGGAGAATTAAAAGACTCTGAATTTCTGGCTCATAAAATTTGCGAACAAAGGGCTAAAAAAGAGATTAAAAGTGCTAAAGAGCTTTTTGAAATTATCGGTAAAATGAGATTTGATAACAGAAAAATTTTGAAAGCAACCCTACTTTTTCAAGCCTTAAGAATCGAAGTCAATCAAGAGCTTGACGCACTCAATCGTTTTTTAATGCGTTTAGAAAATTTAAGACTTAAAGATTGTATTTTGGCAATCATTTGCTTTCATTCTTTAGAAGATAGAATGGTCAAAAATTTTTTTAAAAAATGGAGCAAGGCTTGTATTTGTGATGATTTAGCTTTAAAATGTGAATGCGGGGCAAATCATAATTTAGGTAGAATTTTAAGTAAAAAACCCATTGTGCCAAGTGAGGATGAAAAAAGGAATAATTCTCGTTCAAGTTGTGCTAAGATGCGTGTTTTTCATTTTCAAAATTAA
- a CDS encoding peptidylprolyl isomerase yields the protein MLTWMQHHKKYLVITIWISVIAFVGAGFAGWGAYDFNLNRSSSVAVVGDEKITFSEFNMRYNQIFGYYNQISNGALEKDEKLKENVENMALSSLIEDKLLLNFAKNLGLTSSENEILQELAHTPAFQNQNGDFDKSIYYELLRLNHISTKDYEQGLSNEVIINKLNQIFNLPQKEEEFKMLASSYFMRDSLSIEEIDFNQKDIKIDEGELKKVWEEHKEDFKTQRIYEISSYFLKPDEQNYDDKELQAFYNEDNSKYKDFNGKILSFEEAKDDVIKAYALNKLRNVANEKFLELKDGKIAFQKDLNITDNDVYYPLELLAKAKNGDILRPFEFAKGYNIIKLKQVNPARIKNFEEAKEEVLPIYLSEKAREILKQKAQNSLETFKGTNIGFFSRDSQRDSQKIDEKILNDSQFSYFLMNVFNSDENKSYVLLNDDKAILYKINAQKLMPNPEKIQQYKTMLEQNLKNLKANEIKQELVEKLKKEYPIKIYYKGKSS from the coding sequence ATGCTTACTTGGATGCAGCATCATAAAAAATATCTTGTTATTACGATATGGATTAGTGTCATTGCCTTTGTTGGAGCTGGTTTTGCAGGTTGGGGTGCTTATGATTTTAATCTTAACCGCAGCTCATCGGTTGCAGTTGTAGGCGATGAAAAAATCACTTTTAGTGAATTTAATATGAGATACAATCAAATTTTTGGCTATTATAATCAAATCAGCAACGGAGCCTTAGAAAAAGATGAAAAATTAAAAGAAAATGTAGAAAATATGGCTTTGAGCTCTTTGATTGAAGATAAACTCTTGCTTAATTTTGCTAAAAATTTAGGTTTAACTTCAAGCGAAAATGAAATTTTACAAGAACTCGCTCATACTCCTGCATTTCAAAATCAAAACGGGGATTTTGACAAAAGCATTTATTATGAGCTTTTAAGACTCAATCATATCAGCACAAAAGACTACGAGCAAGGTCTTTCAAATGAAGTTATTATCAATAAACTTAATCAAATTTTTAACCTACCTCAAAAAGAAGAGGAATTTAAAATGCTTGCATCAAGCTATTTTATGAGAGATTCTTTAAGCATAGAAGAAATTGATTTCAATCAAAAAGATATTAAAATTGACGAAGGGGAGCTTAAAAAAGTTTGGGAGGAGCATAAAGAGGATTTTAAAACTCAAAGAATTTATGAAATTTCAAGTTATTTTTTAAAACCTGATGAGCAAAATTACGATGATAAAGAACTTCAAGCTTTTTATAATGAGGATAATTCTAAGTATAAGGATTTTAATGGTAAAATTTTAAGCTTTGAAGAAGCAAAAGATGATGTAATCAAGGCTTATGCTTTAAATAAACTTAGAAATGTTGCCAATGAAAAATTTTTAGAACTCAAAGATGGTAAAATAGCCTTTCAAAAAGATTTAAATATCACAGATAATGATGTGTATTATCCGCTTGAACTTTTAGCAAAAGCTAAAAATGGCGATATTTTAAGACCTTTTGAATTTGCAAAAGGTTATAATATCATTAAGCTTAAGCAGGTTAATCCTGCACGTATTAAGAATTTTGAAGAGGCAAAAGAAGAGGTTTTGCCGATTTATTTGAGTGAAAAAGCACGGGAAATTCTTAAACAAAAAGCCCAAAATTCTTTAGAAACTTTTAAGGGGACAAATATAGGATTTTTTAGTCGAGATTCTCAAAGAGATTCACAAAAAATTGATGAAAAAATTCTCAATGATTCTCAATTCAGTTATTTTTTAATGAATGTTTTCAATTCTGATGAAAACAAATCTTATGTGCTTTTAAATGATGATAAAGCTATACTTTATAAGATTAATGCACAAAAATTAATGCCAAATCCAGAAAAAATTCAGCAGTATAAAACTATGCTCGAACAAAATTTAAAGAATTTAAAAGCCAATGAAATCAAACAAGAACTTGTTGAAAAACTTAAAAAAGAATATCCAATTAAAATTTATTATAAAGGGAAATCATCTTGA
- a CDS encoding PLP-dependent cysteine synthase family protein, producing the protein MLIKDLSEIVANTPLLHLRKISIPNQNKILGKCEFLNPAGGVKDRIGLYMVKQAKKKGVLKKGSVIIEPTAGNTGLGIALGALKYNYPCIMVVPSKFSSQKQILMKALGAKIINTPAQEGMQGAINKTKELLAEIKHSVSLSQFDNPDNPKAHYSTTAKELYKDCKGAIDYFVCGAGSGGTFSGIAQYLKEKNPKIKAILCDPLDSIIGGNSQNICSKIEGIGNDFIPKNMDINLIDEVIKISDEEALEGVRILASKQGILAGISSGAHLMASLKLAQRVKNKTIITIFADKLERYLDRELLKNL; encoded by the coding sequence ATGTTGATTAAAGATTTAAGTGAAATTGTTGCAAACACGCCCTTGCTTCATCTTAGAAAAATTTCTATTCCTAATCAAAATAAAATTTTAGGAAAATGTGAATTCTTAAATCCTGCCGGTGGCGTTAAAGACCGCATAGGGCTTTATATGGTTAAACAGGCTAAAAAAAAGGGTGTTTTAAAAAAAGGAAGTGTGATTATAGAACCAACAGCTGGGAATACAGGGCTTGGCATTGCTTTAGGGGCTTTAAAATATAATTATCCTTGCATTATGGTTGTGCCGAGTAAATTTTCATCTCAAAAGCAAATTCTTATGAAGGCTTTAGGAGCAAAGATTATTAATACTCCTGCTCAAGAAGGTATGCAAGGAGCAATCAACAAAACCAAAGAACTTTTAGCTGAAATTAAACATAGCGTCAGTTTATCTCAATTTGACAATCCAGATAATCCAAAGGCACATTATTCAACGACAGCAAAAGAGCTTTATAAAGATTGCAAGGGTGCGATTGATTATTTTGTATGTGGGGCTGGAAGTGGTGGGACTTTTAGCGGAATTGCTCAATATCTTAAAGAAAAAAATCCTAAGATTAAAGCCATACTTTGCGACCCTTTAGATTCAATTATCGGTGGAAATAGTCAAAACATTTGTTCAAAAATTGAGGGCATAGGCAATGATTTTATCCCTAAAAATATGGATATAAATTTAATTGATGAAGTGATTAAAATCAGCGATGAAGAAGCCTTAGAGGGTGTAAGAATTTTGGCTTCAAAACAAGGAATTCTAGCAGGAATTTCATCAGGAGCTCATTTAATGGCGAGTTTAAAATTAGCACAAAGGGTAAAAAATAAAACCATAATCACGATTTTTGCTGATAAATTAGAAAGATATTTAGATAGGGAATTGTTGAAGAATTTATAA
- a CDS encoding LLM class flavin-dependent oxidoreductase encodes MGTKTKKQIRFNAFEMNCITHLSPGLWRYPNDESLRYKDIEYWQNIAKIAEKGLFDAIFIADVLGVYELYQNNDINALAYAVQTPVNDPVQLAAIGAAVTKNLGFGITAGVPFEHPFPFARRLSTLDHLTKGRVGWNIVTGYLPSANKNMGTKELPHDERYEVADEYMEVIYKLLEGSWEDDAVILDRQSGKFANADKIHHIGHKGKYFEVPGIHVCEPSLQRTPVLFQAGNSPRGLQFAAQNAEAIFISPMTKEYTKTAVKRVREALIKAGRDPYSAKIYVLACVVTDQTQRLAEAKYKDLLRYVNEEGSLVLNSGWLGEDLSKYNLDQPLTQIKSNAMLGKVEEYTHSKTDDGKEWTLRELIKVGGIGALGQKIIGGAKEVADTLEELVNEADADGFNLAYATTPGTFEDIVEFIVPELQKRGVYQEEYAQGTLRNKLFGKGDRLPNSHRGAKYRVGGELSSINDYANTGRKY; translated from the coding sequence GTGGGCACTAAAACTAAAAAACAAATCCGTTTTAATGCTTTTGAGATGAATTGCATCACGCATTTAAGTCCGGGTTTATGGCGTTATCCTAATGATGAGTCTTTGCGTTATAAAGATATTGAATATTGGCAAAATATTGCAAAAATTGCTGAAAAAGGACTTTTTGATGCAATTTTTATTGCCGATGTTTTAGGGGTGTATGAGCTTTATCAAAACAACGATATAAACGCACTTGCATACGCTGTGCAAACTCCTGTTAATGATCCTGTGCAACTTGCAGCTATTGGTGCAGCTGTAACGAAAAATTTAGGTTTTGGCATTACTGCAGGTGTGCCTTTTGAACATCCTTTTCCTTTTGCAAGGAGATTAAGCACTTTAGATCACTTAACTAAGGGACGCGTGGGTTGGAATATCGTTACGGGCTATCTTCCAAGTGCAAATAAAAATATGGGCACAAAAGAACTTCCGCACGATGAAAGATATGAAGTTGCTGATGAATATATGGAAGTGATTTATAAGCTTTTAGAAGGAAGTTGGGAGGATGATGCGGTGATTTTAGACAGACAAAGTGGAAAATTTGCAAATGCGGATAAAATTCATCACATAGGACATAAGGGCAAATATTTCGAAGTTCCCGGAATTCATGTTTGTGAGCCGAGTTTGCAAAGAACTCCTGTGCTTTTTCAAGCAGGAAATAGCCCCAGAGGTCTGCAATTTGCCGCACAAAATGCAGAAGCCATTTTCATTTCTCCTATGACAAAAGAATACACAAAAACCGCAGTCAAACGCGTGAGAGAAGCTCTTATAAAGGCTGGACGCGACCCTTATAGTGCTAAAATTTATGTCTTAGCCTGTGTTGTTACAGACCAAACGCAAAGACTCGCAGAGGCTAAATATAAAGATTTATTGCGTTATGTCAATGAAGAGGGTTCTTTAGTGCTTAATTCGGGTTGGCTTGGAGAGGATTTAAGCAAATACAATCTTGATCAGCCCCTAACGCAAATTAAATCAAATGCAATGTTAGGAAAAGTTGAAGAATACACTCACAGCAAAACTGATGATGGGAAAGAATGGACCTTAAGAGAGCTTATCAAAGTTGGAGGAATTGGAGCTTTAGGACAAAAGATTATAGGGGGAGCTAAGGAGGTTGCTGATACACTTGAAGAACTTGTCAATGAAGCTGACGCTGATGGTTTTAATCTCGCTTATGCGACCACACCCGGAACCTTTGAAGATATTGTTGAATTCATTGTTCCTGAACTTCAAAAAAGGGGAGTGTATCAAGAAGAATACGCTCAAGGAACTCTACGCAATAAGCTTTTTGGTAAGGGCGATAGATTGCCAAATTCTCACAGAGGAGCAAAATATCGTGTTGGAGGAGAGCTTTCAAGTATAAATGATTATGCAAATACAGGCAGAAAATATTAA
- the prfB gene encoding peptide chain release factor 2 produces MDNYELSELLKNLKNKINNIASIIKPENLKTRLDELLKLENSPDFWQDIKKAGLIGKEKNQLTLLLKNYEEAFNSLKDTEELFDLANAENDNETLEALFNDVPKLEDTITKLEISMLLSGENDNKNAIVSIHPGAGGTESNDWASMLYRMYLRFCEREGFKVETLDFQEGDEAGLKDVSFLVKGENAYGYFKAENGIHRLVRTSPFDSAGRRHTSFSSVMVSPELDEDIEIEIEEKDIRIDYYRASGAGGQHINKTESAVRITHMPSGIVVQCQNDRSQHKNKATAFKMLKSRLYELELSKQQDKANQNEKSEIAWGHQIRSYVLFPYQQVKDNRSNESFSQVENILDGDIKKLIEGVLIALKN; encoded by the coding sequence ATGGATAATTACGAATTGAGCGAACTTTTAAAAAATCTTAAAAATAAAATAAACAATATTGCTTCAATCATCAAGCCTGAAAATTTAAAAACAAGACTTGATGAACTCTTAAAGCTTGAAAATTCTCCTGATTTTTGGCAAGATATTAAAAAAGCCGGACTCATAGGCAAAGAAAAGAATCAACTCACCCTCTTGCTTAAAAATTATGAAGAGGCTTTTAATTCCCTTAAAGATACTGAAGAACTCTTTGATTTAGCCAATGCAGAAAATGACAATGAAACCTTAGAAGCTTTATTTAATGATGTTCCAAAGCTTGAAGATACTATCACAAAACTCGAAATTTCAATGCTTTTAAGCGGAGAAAATGACAATAAAAATGCTATTGTTTCAATCCATCCGGGAGCTGGTGGAACAGAGAGCAATGATTGGGCTAGTATGCTTTATAGAATGTATTTGAGATTTTGCGAAAGGGAGGGTTTTAAGGTTGAAACCTTAGATTTTCAAGAAGGAGACGAGGCGGGACTTAAAGATGTGAGTTTTTTGGTTAAGGGGGAAAATGCTTACGGCTATTTTAAGGCTGAAAATGGAATTCATCGTCTTGTAAGAACCAGTCCTTTTGATAGTGCTGGACGTAGGCATACAAGCTTTTCTAGCGTGATGGTGAGTCCGGAGCTTGATGAAGATATAGAAATAGAGATTGAAGAAAAAGATATAAGGATTGATTATTATAGAGCAAGTGGTGCGGGGGGACAGCATATCAACAAAACCGAATCGGCTGTGCGTATCACTCATATGCCCAGTGGAATTGTCGTGCAATGTCAAAATGATAGAAGTCAGCATAAAAACAAAGCCACAGCTTTTAAAATGCTAAAATCGCGTCTTTATGAGCTTGAGCTTTCAAAACAACAAGATAAAGCCAACCAAAATGAAAAAAGTGAAATTGCTTGGGGGCATCAAATCCGCTCCTATGTGCTTTTTCCCTATCAACAAGTTAAAGATAATCGCTCAAATGAGTCTTTTTCTCAAGTCGAAAATATACTTGATGGAGACATTAAAAAACTCATTGAAGGGGTTTTGATTGCTCTTAAGAATTGA
- the ftsZ gene encoding cell division protein FtsZ — MSEFLVEEVQHSKGAKIKVIGCGGGGGNMINHMIKMGLNDLDLIAANTDAQAIANSLAKTKIQLGEKKTKGLGAGMQPEVGAESARESFEEIKAALSQSDIVFIASGFGGGTGTGATPIIAQAAKEIGALTVSVVTMPFNFEGKQRRKLAENGLAELKKESDSILVIQNEKLLSIIDKKAGIKDAFKLVDDILARAVRGMVSILMDNGDINVDFADVRTIMSHRGLALMGTGSSSGENALEEALSNALESPLLDGMDIRGAKGVILHFKTSSECSFFEISAAANSVQEIVDENAKIIWGTTIDDSMEDRVEVTIIATGFEDKSNENEPKNNAETQNKKNPYINLKKISGGYDEEMMAQIETPTFLRRQMD; from the coding sequence ATGAGTGAATTTTTAGTCGAGGAAGTTCAACACAGCAAGGGTGCAAAAATAAAGGTAATAGGCTGCGGCGGCGGCGGCGGTAATATGATTAATCATATGATAAAAATGGGACTTAATGATTTGGATTTGATTGCAGCAAATACTGATGCACAAGCTATTGCAAATTCTTTAGCTAAAACTAAAATTCAACTTGGAGAAAAGAAAACAAAGGGTTTGGGTGCTGGAATGCAACCTGAAGTAGGGGCTGAAAGTGCTAGAGAAAGTTTTGAGGAAATAAAAGCTGCTTTGAGTCAAAGTGATATAGTTTTTATCGCTTCTGGTTTTGGTGGAGGCACTGGAACCGGTGCAACTCCTATCATCGCTCAAGCCGCAAAAGAGATTGGAGCTTTAACCGTTTCAGTGGTAACCATGCCTTTTAATTTTGAGGGAAAACAAAGAAGAAAACTTGCTGAAAATGGACTTGCTGAACTTAAAAAAGAAAGTGATTCTATACTGGTTATTCAAAATGAAAAGCTCTTAAGCATTATCGATAAAAAAGCTGGGATTAAAGATGCTTTCAAGCTTGTTGATGATATTTTAGCCCGTGCCGTAAGGGGAATGGTGTCTATATTGATGGATAATGGCGATATAAATGTCGATTTTGCTGATGTTAGAACGATTATGAGTCATAGAGGACTTGCTTTGATGGGAACGGGAAGTTCTTCAGGAGAAAATGCCTTAGAAGAAGCTTTATCTAATGCTTTAGAATCTCCTTTACTTGATGGTATGGATATTAGGGGGGCTAAAGGTGTGATTTTACACTTTAAAACAAGTTCAGAGTGTTCTTTCTTTGAAATTTCTGCTGCTGCAAATAGTGTGCAAGAAATTGTTGATGAAAATGCTAAGATTATCTGGGGAACAACTATTGATGATAGCATGGAAGATAGGGTTGAAGTAACGATTATTGCGACAGGATTTGAAGATAAATCTAATGAAAACGAGCCTAAAAACAATGCAGAAACACAGAATAAGAAAAATCCTTACATCAATCTTAAAAAAATCAGTGGGGGTTATGATGAAGAGATGATGGCACAGATTGAAACGCCTACTTTCTTGCGTCGCCAAATGGACTGA
- a CDS encoding DUF2920 family protein yields the protein MIVNQTYEIDSCDDVELELKRESKLEFRLCFDDEKVIQTLFFIIPGCGGDADSNYREHLASFVAENFNVAVVSVNYHCIGNRPQTGAKAYFDEIDTLIINEHLKVFKLNHKIPSKTMDIETMHKEFMAFDELIQAQKDAGKIAQNYILKFPISFIPTKNEYQNFGIMQAQDLINALLYIKANPPFSLRRGGDLRVIMLGSSHGGYLAHLTAKIAPYLVDAVIDNSSYAKFSWHYIGFGKEIDFISIKYREVNPIIGKNTYIYPFSKTLWTSNQHSKNFFSPTRRQIRNILEPHHLKIQSKYPKPYYVSYHSLYDTIIAPPQEKAELYKILKDLNFNARLRMICSADEIDGKFIKNLSHGMGMSLKTLILKELPLMLENLKQNPKQQWDNTSISYPCEDTIYHFSQKEAKIVLECEELKK from the coding sequence ATGATTGTCAATCAAACTTATGAGATTGATTCTTGTGATGATGTTGAACTTGAACTCAAAAGAGAATCCAAACTTGAATTCAGACTTTGTTTTGATGATGAAAAAGTTATACAAACTTTGTTTTTTATCATACCCGGATGCGGAGGGGATGCAGATTCAAATTATAGAGAGCATTTAGCTTCTTTTGTGGCTGAAAATTTCAATGTGGCTGTGGTGAGTGTGAATTATCATTGTATAGGCAATCGCCCTCAAACAGGAGCAAAAGCTTATTTTGATGAGATTGACACACTTATCATCAATGAACATTTAAAAGTCTTTAAACTCAATCATAAAATACCCTCAAAAACAATGGATATTGAAACGATGCATAAAGAATTTATGGCTTTTGATGAACTCATACAGGCTCAAAAAGATGCAGGAAAAATTGCTCAAAATTATATTCTTAAATTTCCTATCTCCTTCATTCCCACCAAAAACGAATACCAAAATTTTGGCATTATGCAAGCACAGGATTTAATCAATGCTTTGCTTTATATCAAAGCTAATCCGCCTTTTAGTCTAAGGAGGGGGGGGGATTTGCGTGTGATTATGCTAGGAAGCTCACACGGAGGATATTTAGCTCATTTAACTGCTAAGATTGCACCCTATCTCGTTGATGCTGTGATTGATAATTCTTCTTATGCAAAATTCTCTTGGCATTATATTGGTTTTGGAAAGGAGATTGATTTTATAAGTATAAAATATAGAGAAGTAAATCCTATTATAGGTAAAAACACCTATATTTATCCCTTTAGCAAAACCCTTTGGACGAGCAATCAACATTCTAAGAATTTCTTTTCTCCTACAAGAAGGCAAATCAGAAATATTTTAGAACCTCATCATCTTAAAATTCAAAGCAAATATCCTAAGCCCTATTATGTCAGCTATCATTCTTTATATGATACAATCATAGCACCACCACAAGAAAAAGCTGAACTCTATAAAATCTTAAAAGATTTAAATTTCAATGCAAGATTAAGAATGATTTGTTCTGCTGATGAAATTGATGGGAAATTTATAAAAAATTTAAGTCATGGAATGGGAATGAGTCTAAAGACTTTGATTTTAAAAGAATTGCCCTTAATGCTTGAAAATTTAAAACAAAATCCTAAACAACAATGGGACAATACAAGCATTAGCTATCCTTGTGAAGATACAATCTATCATTTTAGTCAAAAAGAAGCTAAGATAGTTTTAGAATGCGAGGAGTTAAAGAAATAA